TATCAGCTCATTAAGCTCACGTTTGGGAGTAGATATGGAGATTGTCTTACCATGGCCAATATTTGAGAGAGACCGCTCTTTACGCACTTTCTCGATAAGGGATTTTAGCTCATGGGCTATATTGGAGTGCCCCTGTCTAGATTCGGACGCGGCGATCTGCATAGCGATTGAAAAGAACCGTGCCTCATCTGCATCACCAAAAGATTCAATAAGAGACTTGATGTGATCTGCCGCTGCCATGGTATAAATTAAACCGTGAATATATTGATAATGTTCACCGATTACTGTACTAAATTCGTTTTAGTACAAAATTGTTATTTAATAAAATGAATATTTACGCCTTCCTAATTCGCCATGCTTCAAACAATTTTTTGAGAAATATCTGATGTGGATTTTAACTTCTTCAAAAAATGGAACTATTAAAAGGTAAAAATTACAATGAAAGCTAAGTAATGATTATGTTAATGTTGTCTTATTTTATTTAAGCTAACATAAATTATAAAGCTAATTTGAATAATAATTTATTAAAAATTATTTACTTAAAAAAATATTATCTAAAGAACTGTTTTGCACCCAAAACTGCACCCAAATAAATAAAAAAGCCCTTAAATGTTAATTTAAGGGCTTTTAAGTGGTCGCGTAGGGAGTCGAACCCCAAACCTTCTGATTCGTAGTCAGATGCTCTATCCAGTTGAGCTACGTGACCATCTCTGTTTTGAGAGTGCAAAGATACATAAACCATTTGCTTTTACGCAAGTTTCTGGTAAACTTTTATTGATTATTTTGGGTAACTTTTTTTTCTAATGTCTTTTTTAAAGCGCGGTTAAAAAGAAAATACAAACCTAATAAAGAAATTAATACCAACAATATTACTAAAATACGACCATAGGAGCCAGTGTCTGGGTTTTGTAACAAGGCGATAATGTCCTGAGCTTGAGTGCCTAGCCAAAAAAAGAATAAGGTGCGGGGAAGCATGCCCACAATGCTGGCCAGAAAGAATTTACGTTTATCTACCTTCATCATGGCTAACACAAAAGTCATTAGGGCAAAAGGCAGAACGGGAGAAATCCGGGTTAAAATAATCAAGCTCCAGCTTTGATTTTTCAGCTCTTCCATAATAGCTGCCGCTTTTTCAAAATGGCTGATAAACCGGATTAACTTGCCATGGTCAATAACCTGCGCCAAACCATAGCCAATCAAAGAAGCAATGCCATACGAAACCACAACTCCCGGAAACCCACTCCAGTTTAGATAAAAGCCGGTTATTAAGGCCACAAATGTAGTGGGAGTAATAGCAAAAGCCATGGTAAAGGACACTACTAAG
The sequence above is a segment of the Adhaeribacter swui genome. Coding sequences within it:
- a CDS encoding TVP38/TMEM64 family protein; translation: MALLAVGPVLISSTLAVVLYQYQHILQQLTWGQMALYFLVVSFTMAFAITPTTFVALITGFYLNWSGFPGVVVSYGIASLIGYGLAQVIDHGKLIRFISHFEKAAAIMEELKNQSWSLIILTRISPVLPFALMTFVLAMMKVDKRKFFLASIVGMLPRTLFFFWLGTQAQDIIALLQNPDTGSYGRILVILLVLISLLGLYFLFNRALKKTLEKKVTQNNQ